The following proteins are encoded in a genomic region of Desulfobulbaceae bacterium:
- a CDS encoding MMPL family transporter: MFIKIYKRTIIKHPGFSIFFVFLAVAFFSFHSGKFKLDASADSLVLENDDALRYFRKIYNQYGTNDYLVLTYTPAADLFSKPVIDDLKKLSDELSALRGVDSIVSILNVPLLFSPKVTFSDLSNQVRTLLTPDVDFQLAKQEFKTNPIYSEQLVSPDGQTTAILINLPINHKLRDLLTERTNLREKEFNKTITADERSRLAVVSEEYRAYATHLTGEQNALVDEIRSTMELHRNTANLFLGGVPMIIADMISYVQSDIIIFSVGVFIFLILTLTIIFKQKRWVFLPMVCCFTAATTMIGLLGLMDWRVTVISSNFISLMLIFTMSLTIHLIVRYRELCTIYPDESQEFLVLETVRLKFMPCLYTVLTTIVAFVSLLVSSIRPVMDFGLMMTIGLIASFILTFLIFPAAAMLINREHIALQESKQAPFTSIFAVFTDKRGGLVLFISFLLIMLSAYGVTKLKVENRFIDYFSESTEIYQGMKLIDEKLGGTTPLDIIIDLPDEQVATSTSKAASTSDSSAGDLLDDDLLSADFGGDELLVDESNFSSERYWFTAYKLEKLERIHSFIEQLPETGKVSSIATLTKIATSLNNSIALDDYELSLMYDKIPQTIKDVLVTPYLSIANNQVRFATRIMESDINLSRQKLIEKIDLFLVDEMNYPADSIHFTNMVVLYNNMLQSLFKSQIMTIGVVFCGIMLMFMVLFRSLSIALIAILPNLLPAAMVLGAMGFFGIPLDMMTITIAAISIGIAVDDTIHYIHRFMKEFKKDRNYRATMHRCHASIGKAMYYTSLTIIIGFSILVLSKFIPTIYFGLFTGFAMLAALLAALTLLPQLIIVFKPLGPEAPTKSANAQN, encoded by the coding sequence ATGTTTATAAAAATATATAAACGAACCATCATTAAACATCCAGGTTTTTCGATTTTTTTTGTTTTTCTGGCAGTGGCATTTTTTTCATTCCATTCAGGAAAATTCAAACTTGACGCCTCGGCTGACTCTCTGGTTCTCGAAAATGATGATGCCCTGCGTTATTTTCGTAAAATCTACAACCAGTACGGAACAAACGATTATCTGGTTCTGACCTACACCCCTGCCGCTGACCTTTTCAGCAAGCCGGTCATTGATGATTTAAAAAAACTCTCCGACGAGCTTTCAGCTCTCCGTGGTGTGGATTCCATTGTCAGTATCTTAAATGTCCCGCTGCTTTTTAGTCCTAAAGTCACTTTCAGCGATTTATCGAACCAGGTCAGGACCCTTTTAACTCCGGATGTTGATTTCCAGCTTGCCAAGCAGGAGTTTAAAACAAATCCAATTTACAGCGAACAACTTGTAAGCCCTGACGGTCAAACAACTGCCATTCTAATCAACCTGCCTATTAACCATAAATTACGTGACCTCCTGACCGAACGAACAAATTTACGAGAGAAAGAGTTCAACAAGACTATCACAGCCGATGAACGCTCAAGATTGGCTGTCGTTTCAGAAGAGTACAGAGCCTACGCCACACACCTCACCGGCGAGCAGAACGCTTTGGTCGATGAGATTCGCTCTACAATGGAGTTGCACCGCAACACTGCCAATCTGTTTTTGGGCGGTGTTCCAATGATCATTGCCGACATGATCTCATATGTGCAAAGCGACATTATCATCTTCAGCGTCGGAGTTTTTATCTTCCTTATTCTAACCTTAACCATAATTTTCAAACAAAAACGATGGGTCTTTCTACCTATGGTATGTTGTTTTACCGCCGCCACTACCATGATTGGCTTACTTGGATTGATGGATTGGCGGGTAACGGTTATCTCCTCTAATTTTATTTCCTTAATGCTCATCTTCACGATGTCACTCACCATTCACCTGATAGTGCGCTATCGTGAATTATGCACTATCTACCCTGATGAAAGTCAAGAGTTTCTTGTTCTCGAAACGGTCCGTTTAAAATTCATGCCCTGCCTCTACACTGTTTTGACCACAATTGTGGCTTTTGTTTCCTTACTTGTCAGTTCTATTCGCCCGGTAATGGACTTTGGGCTCATGATGACAATTGGCTTAATCGCCTCTTTTATCCTTACATTTCTAATTTTTCCTGCTGCTGCAATGCTAATCAACCGTGAACACATTGCTCTGCAAGAAAGTAAACAGGCCCCTTTCACCTCGATATTTGCTGTATTTACCGACAAGAGAGGTGGTCTGGTTCTATTTATTTCATTTTTATTAATTATGTTAAGCGCCTACGGGGTTACCAAGCTAAAAGTTGAAAATAGATTTATCGACTACTTCAGCGAATCAACAGAGATCTACCAGGGCATGAAACTTATTGATGAAAAGCTAGGAGGAACGACACCGCTTGACATAATTATCGATCTCCCTGACGAACAGGTCGCTACTTCAACCAGCAAAGCAGCTTCAACAAGCGATTCGTCAGCTGGTGATCTGCTGGACGATGATCTGCTTTCAGCCGATTTTGGCGGCGATGAACTCCTGGTGGACGAATCAAATTTCTCTTCAGAGAGATACTGGTTTACCGCCTATAAGCTCGAAAAACTTGAACGAATCCACTCCTTTATCGAGCAGTTACCCGAAACAGGCAAAGTTTCTTCAATTGCTACTTTGACAAAAATTGCCACATCTCTTAATAACAGCATTGCTCTTGATGATTACGAGTTATCGCTTATGTACGATAAAATACCGCAGACCATCAAAGATGTTCTTGTTACCCCCTACCTTTCCATCGCCAACAACCAAGTTCGTTTTGCCACTCGAATTATGGAGTCAGATATCAACCTTTCCCGCCAGAAATTGATTGAGAAAATAGATCTGTTTCTTGTTGATGAGATGAACTATCCGGCTGATTCCATTCACTTTACCAACATGGTGGTTCTCTATAACAATATGCTGCAAAGTTTATTCAAATCTCAGATTATGACGATTGGGGTTGTGTTTTGCGGAATTATGCTCATGTTCATGGTGCTTTTCAGATCCCTGTCAATTGCCCTGATAGCTATCCTGCCAAACTTGCTTCCGGCAGCCATGGTCTTAGGAGCTATGGGTTTTTTTGGTATTCCACTGGACATGATGACAATTACAATTGCAGCCATTTCCATCGGGATTGCAGTTGACGACACAATTCACTACATACATCGGTTCATGAAAGAGTTCAAAAAGGATCGAAACTATCGGGCGACAATGCATCGCTGTCATGCAAGTATTGGGAAAGCTATGTATTATACATCACTGACCATCATAATAGGCTTTTCAATCCTTGTTCTTTCAAAATTCATCCCTACAATTTACTTTGGTCTTTTCACCGGCTTCGCCATGTTGGCCGCCCTGTTGGCCGCTTTAACTCTGCTACCCCAGCTCATCATTGTTTTCAAGCCATTAGGTCCTGAGGCCCCTACAAAATCAGCCAATGCCCAAAACTAA